The genomic interval GACGCCGGACGAGGTGCGGCGTCTGGCCGAGGAGACCTACGGCCGTGTGACGCCGCAGGGCGCGCGGCCCCAGCGGCTGCGCCCGCGCGAGCCGGAGCCGCGGGCGATGCGCCGGATCGCGGTGGCCGACCCGAAGGTCGAGCAGCCGACCCTGCAGCGCCTCTACCTCACCCCCTCCTGCATGACGGCCCGCGACGGCGAGGGCTACGCACTCGAACTGCTCGCCGAGGTCATCGGCGGCGGCGCGACCTCGTTCCTCTACCGCAAGCTGGTGCTGGAGATGGGCGTCGCGGTGAATGCCGGCGCTTGGTACATGGGCTCGGCGATGGATGACACGCGCTTTGCCGTCTACGCCGTGCCGGCCGAGGGCGTGACCCTGGAAGCTCTGGAAGAGCATATCGATCGCGTGCTGCGCCGCGTCCCCGAGGCGCTCGGCGCGGAGGCGATCGAGCGGGCCAAGATCCGGCTCGTAGCCGAGACGGTCTATTCATCCGATTCGCAGAGTTCGCTCGCGCGGATCTATGGCTCGGCGCTCGCCATCGGCGAGACCGTCGAGGAGGTACGCCGCTGGCCGGTCGAGATCGAAGCGGTCACCCATGACCGGCTCGTCGCGGTTGCCGCCCGCTATCTCGTGCCCGCCCGCTCGGTGACCGGCTACCTTACGAAGGCGCACGACCCGGACGTGGCGATCGCCTAAGAGTGCCTCGCAAAACTCCCGGTCTCCGACCGTTCTCGTTCTGGCGATGACAGCACAACGGGAGTTTTGTGAGAGACACGAGGACGACTCTGATTCTTCGCGCCGCCCCCGGTGGCGGCGCCGTTTGCGAAAAGACGCTTTGAGGAACTCCCGATGAATCTCGCCGAGACCGGCACCCGCACCGCGACGTCGCCGACCCAGGCGTTGCCGCTCGCGGCCGCCCCCGGCATCGAGGCTTGGCACGTCGCCTCGCCGGTGGTGCCGATGATCGCGCTCTCCTTCACCTTCGAGGGCGGCGCGGCGCAGGATGCGGAGGGCAAGGCGGGCACCGCGCAGATGATGGCGCGGCTGCTCGACGAGGGCGCGGGCGACCTCGACTCGGATGCCTTCCAGGAGGCGCTCGCGGCCCGCGCGATCGAGCTGAGCTTCCACACCGGCCCCGATTCCATCGGCGGCTCGCTCAAGACGCTGCTCACGCATGCCGACGAGGCGATCCGTCTGCTGGCCCTTTCCCTGGCCGAGCCGCGCTTCGATCAGCCCGCGATCGAGCGCGTCCGGGCGCAGATGATCGCCAGCCTGCGCTACCAGCAGAACGATCCCGGTGTGCTGGCCTCCCGCCGCTACTTCCGCGAGGCCTTCCCCGGTCACGCCTACGGCCGCTCCTCGGCGGGCACCATCGAGACCCTGTCGGCGATCACCCGCGACGACCTCGTGGCCCTGCACCGCGCCGTGATCGGCCGCGGCGGCCTGAAGGTCGCGGCGGTCGGCGCCTTCGACGAGGCGACGATCACCGGCATGATCGCCCGCGCCTTCGGCGCTCTGCCCGAGGCCGGCCCGCTCAAGCCGGTGCCGCCGACCGCGATCAACGAACTCGGCCGCCGCATCGTCGTCGATCTCGATGTGCCGCAGTCGGTGATCCGCTTCGGCATGCCGGGCGTGGCGTGGCGCGACCCCGACTTCATCCCGGCCTATGTGCTGAATCACATCCTGGGCGGCGGCGCCTTCACCTCGCGCCTGTTCCAGGAAGTGCGCGAGAAGCGCGGCCTGGCCTACTCGGTCGGCACCTCGCTGACCTCGCATCGCGCGGTCGCCATGACCTGGGGCTACACCGCCACCAAGAACGAGCGCGTCGTCGAGGCGCTCGACGTGATCGGCGACGAGATCCAGCGCCTCATCACCGAAGGCCCCTCGGACGAGGAGCTGCAGAAGGCCAAGGACTACCTCACCGGTTCCTACGCGCTCGGCTTCGACACCTCGACCAAGATCGCCAACCAATTGGTGCAGATCGCCTTCGAGGGTCTCGGTATGGACTACATCGCCCGCCGCAACGACCTCGTGGCGAGCGTGACCCAGGCCGACATCCGCCGGGCCGGCGCCCGCACCCTCGGCGACGGCAAGATGCTGGTGGTCGCCGCAGGGCGGCCCACGGGACTGTAGGCGCCCTTCACCAATTCCACTCACGGCCGGGGCCGGCACGCGGAGACGCGTCGCCGGCCTTTTTCTTTTTAGGTCCAGCGGTTTGGTGTGCCCAGCGATGTCGGAATGAGCCGGGCGCCTTGGGCTGGCGCCCAAAACCCCTATCTGGTGGAGGCCGAACCCGCTCCCCGCGCGAGGCCTCAAGCGATGCAGCTCACCGGACTCCACCACGTCACCGCCATCACGGCGCAGGCGGCCGACAACCTCGCCTTCTACACCCGCGTGCTGGGGCTCCGGCTCGTGAAGAAGACCGTCAACCAGGACGACGTCTCGGCCTACCACCTGTTCTACGCCGACGGCCGCGCCTCGCCGGGCACCGACATCACCTTCTTCGATTGGCCAGCACCCGCCGAGCGGCGCGGCACCGACAGCATCTCGCGCACGCTGCTGCGCGTCGGCGGCGCGGGAAGCCTCGACTGGTGGCGCGAGCATCTCGCCCGCCAGGGCGTGAGCCACCATCCGGCGATCGAGCGGAACGGGCGTCTCACCCTCGACTTCGAGGACGGCGAGGGCCAGCGCCTCAGCCTCGTGGACGATGGCGGCGTGGGGCCGGCGCATCCCTGGGAGGGCAGCCCGGTGCCGCCCGAGCACCAGATCCGGGGCCTTGGGCCGATCCGCCTCACGGTCTCGCAGCCCGAGCGCACCGAGGCGGTGCTGACGCAGGTCCTCGGTTTCCGCCGCGCCCGGACCTTCGAACTGCCCGAGGGCGAGGTGACGGTCTTCGAGACCGGCGAGGGCGGTCCCGCCGCGGAGGTCCAGCTTCTTGAAGGTACGGGCGCACCGGCTCGCCAGGGCGCGGGCGCCGTCCACCACGTCGCCTTCCGCATCCCGGACGCCGATTACGAGGCCTGGGCCGACCGCCTCAAGCAGCGCCGCGTCCCGTCCAGCGGTCCCGTGGATCGCTACTACTTCCGCAGCCTGTATTTCCGCGAGCCGAACGGCATCCTGTTCGAGATCGCCACCGACGGGCCGGGCTTCGCCACCGACGAGCCGATGGAATCGCTCGGCGAGCGTCTTGCGCTGCCACCGTTCCTCGAACCGCGCCGGGCGGAGATCGAAGCGGGGCTGAAGCCGCTATAGGGTCAGCCCACCGCGAGGGCCGGCAGCGAATCGTGCTACGGTTGCGCTTTGGCCGTTCAAGGCGGGAGAGCGGGTCGATGCGGGGCAGGATGGCGCGACTCTGGCTTGCACTCGCGGTGGCCGTCTCTTCCTCGGCGGCGATGGCCGGAGCGGCAGCAGCCCCTTGCTATCGCTACACCGAGCGTCTGACCTTCTCAGGCACGCTGGCGATCAAGACTTATCCAGGGCCTCCGAACTACGAGAGTGTGGCCCAGGGCGACAGGCCCGAGACGGTCCTGGTGCTACTCTTGCCAAAGCCCGTCTGCATTGAGGCGAACAAGGCCGACGCGTCCGGGCTCGACGAGGCGGTATCCGGTGTCCGGGCGGTGCAACTCGCCGCCACGCGCAAGCAGCTCGGGGTTTCTTCCGGTCAAAAGGTACGCGTCTCCGGCACCGTCTTCGCAGCCCATACGGGCCATCATCACACGCCGATCGTGATGAGCGAGGTGAAGGCCGAGGAAGCTCGCTGACGGCCAATTTCTGTGTG from Methylobacterium sp. AMS5 carries:
- a CDS encoding pitrilysin family protein; translation: MHLYRKAIAPVGPQRGLNHAGRVDAAPFGRSEAGGPEVSAFVLDNGLDVVVVPDHRAPVATHMVWYRNGSADDPIGQSGIAHFLEHLMFKGTDRHPAGAFSKAVSSLGGQENAFTSYDYTAYFQRVARDHLSTMMAFEADRMSGLVLDDAVVAPERDVVLEERRMRVETDPSAQLSEAMAASLFVHHPYGIPIIGWMHEIEELNRTHAIDYYKRFYTPENAILVVAGDVTPDEVRRLAEETYGRVTPQGARPQRLRPREPEPRAMRRIAVADPKVEQPTLQRLYLTPSCMTARDGEGYALELLAEVIGGGATSFLYRKLVLEMGVAVNAGAWYMGSAMDDTRFAVYAVPAEGVTLEALEEHIDRVLRRVPEALGAEAIERAKIRLVAETVYSSDSQSSLARIYGSALAIGETVEEVRRWPVEIEAVTHDRLVAVAARYLVPARSVTGYLTKAHDPDVAIA
- a CDS encoding pitrilysin family protein codes for the protein MNLAETGTRTATSPTQALPLAAAPGIEAWHVASPVVPMIALSFTFEGGAAQDAEGKAGTAQMMARLLDEGAGDLDSDAFQEALAARAIELSFHTGPDSIGGSLKTLLTHADEAIRLLALSLAEPRFDQPAIERVRAQMIASLRYQQNDPGVLASRRYFREAFPGHAYGRSSAGTIETLSAITRDDLVALHRAVIGRGGLKVAAVGAFDEATITGMIARAFGALPEAGPLKPVPPTAINELGRRIVVDLDVPQSVIRFGMPGVAWRDPDFIPAYVLNHILGGGAFTSRLFQEVREKRGLAYSVGTSLTSHRAVAMTWGYTATKNERVVEALDVIGDEIQRLITEGPSDEELQKAKDYLTGSYALGFDTSTKIANQLVQIAFEGLGMDYIARRNDLVASVTQADIRRAGARTLGDGKMLVVAAGRPTGL
- a CDS encoding ring-cleaving dioxygenase, whose protein sequence is MQLTGLHHVTAITAQAADNLAFYTRVLGLRLVKKTVNQDDVSAYHLFYADGRASPGTDITFFDWPAPAERRGTDSISRTLLRVGGAGSLDWWREHLARQGVSHHPAIERNGRLTLDFEDGEGQRLSLVDDGGVGPAHPWEGSPVPPEHQIRGLGPIRLTVSQPERTEAVLTQVLGFRRARTFELPEGEVTVFETGEGGPAAEVQLLEGTGAPARQGAGAVHHVAFRIPDADYEAWADRLKQRRVPSSGPVDRYYFRSLYFREPNGILFEIATDGPGFATDEPMESLGERLALPPFLEPRRAEIEAGLKPL
- a CDS encoding DUF4431 domain-containing protein; this translates as MRGRMARLWLALAVAVSSSAAMAGAAAAPCYRYTERLTFSGTLAIKTYPGPPNYESVAQGDRPETVLVLLLPKPVCIEANKADASGLDEAVSGVRAVQLAATRKQLGVSSGQKVRVSGTVFAAHTGHHHTPIVMSEVKAEEAR